From Gossypium raimondii isolate GPD5lz chromosome 11, ASM2569854v1, whole genome shotgun sequence:
CAAAAGTGATACActtagggccagttcttcattgcttttgaaaagtgcttttgagaagtgcttttgagaagtttagtttaaaatttgagtgtttagcattcttgtcaaaagtgcttttgagaaataaaatgtccattttagacatgttattatcaaataacaaatatgtatttaaataatatttaaattagttaatattattatattttagtaataatataaaaaattattataacttgttgttaatattttatatatgaaatataaattgtaaatattaattatttataaaatttaattagaatatataagctatattttaaatatttaaatataaccattaaatatttgtaattagtattttaaaaaatatttttttatttttaattaatgattttaacacaattgtaattaagcaccaagaaaaagaaaagaaaaatactatgttattagaggggtgaaaaagtaagtaagcaccaaaagtgcttttgggcgaagaaaaactaaaatttttagcttttccttttcAGCTCCTTTTCAGAAGTACTTTTAAGTACttctgaaaagctaaaattttctgCCAAAAGCAACTTGTTCTTCacagcttttctttcaaaaatactttttgagTCAGAAGTGCTTTTTTTAAGAGATGAAGAACTGGCTTTTAGTGGGTTGAGAACTACAAATGACTAAAGTGAGGGAGGGAAGATTGTAAATAGCTTGGAGAGAGATTAGTTGAAAAGTGGTGGTTGATAGATTAAGTGTCTTCTTTGTTATAAGGTATGGAAGATTATATAAGAGGGAGGGCCATGTATTGACCATATGTCTTCCTTGGATTGGTAGGCCATTCATTCGGTGCAGGTTGCCCTTTAGGTGGATTATTGGATTTAACATGGAGTGGTAGGGTATGCTGATGGCGTGTAACTGTGGTCTTGTTAGTGTGGTTGAATATGTCATAGTTGTGCCCTTGGCAAGTTGTCATGTTTGGCCAGGCATAGTGTGTCCTAGGCTCCCCTCTCGTCGAAGGAGGGGTTATAAAGTGGCCTCCTTTGAGACAAGGCGCTCAATAAAACTTCTTTTAAGAATTAGGTGTGTGGCGAAGCGTCTTATATATAATGTAAGATATAAATAATGGTTctttttgaaatattgaattttataatcgATGACttaattattgatttgatgaCCAGACATGATATATGAAGATGTGTGCTAGCCGTTATTTGGGTCGTGAGCGTTACAAGTTATGGGGTATGTGGCACTTTTCACTGGTTGttgttgctatttttttttgggAAACATGCATTAAGGGTGCATATGTCACATGTTTGGATGTTGTCAGTTTTCTCTGTAAAGAGGGGACTTTGTTTCCTTCTCCTAcgctaaataaatttattaaattctctTGCTTTTGCTCTGAAAATTCTTATCATTCCTCCTCTGCAAATTCTCCGCtttttttccatctattttttCTGCAAATTTTATTCGTTTTCTTCTACCTTGGTTTTTCGTGGTCTGAGGTTATTGGGGTTCTTTAGGTTTCTTTTTAGTGAATTAGGTAAGcactttttcctttctctttttgatTTGAATATTGCTTTTACACTTCGAGTAGTTCCACGATTGGTGGTAAAAGGGTTGATGGTAGTAAAGGTAAGGTTGCTGCAGGGAAGAAGATGGGTTGGGGTAAGAAAGAGATCGGAGGATATGTTCATCAGCAGCGGGTCCTTTGAATGTACAACAATGGAGGAGGAGATGCAGACCTTTTTAGAGTGTCACAAGTTTCTACTAGATAATTAGGAGATGGAGAGAATTTGTTGAGTGCAACTGTTATGGGTGATGAGGGTGAAGGGCCAACATTCTTCATGTCTTTGTATGCCTTGGAGGCAATGTTCCATCTTCGCTCCGCCCGTTCTTCACCGAAATGTTTAACGCTTGCAAGATTGTGCCAGGGCAATTGGCATGAACCTGTTGGTGGGCCTTTTTAGCATAGTTCAtgcatcaatttttttattaataataagatGGAACAAGCAAGATTTTgttttagaaatataaaataagattttaatattattttaagttacttCTTcacaaaaaatatacaaaactgTATACCACAGGCATGGAACTGACACTGATCTTAAGggtttgataataataatagagtTGGTAGCTAAATTTCATCTTTATATAGGAGTAATGGTATTAAAAAAAGATAGTAACGAAATTGAGTTGATGAATAGTGAAGTTGATAGTAGAGTAGAGCGtattttacaaattacaaaCTAATGTTAATCAATTATGTTAGGGTATTAGTGTATTGAAGTAATCCAAGTGTTAGTAAGATAAGGTTGTTGCCTAAAGACCAGCTCAAAGATGCACACCACTCCTAACGGCATTCCTCAACTCCTGATGGAACTCCCCAAATAGTAAAACTAAGCAATCTTTAAATCCCCcaaaacaaaatgcaatcagCAGAGAAAGGAAAAATCACACTCCTCCATTAACCCATACTTCCCCCCTTTCACCTGATAAAAAGGGATATCACTCACCGTGCTTTGGGCATACATCTCAAAGACAAACAACAATGGCCGTATCCAGACGAATGATCGTTTTCTGCTTCATCACGCTGGTGGTGTGTTCTTTCTTAGTTAAAGCCGGCAACGCCGGTCAAAACGATCATGGGTGCAACCATGGCGGTGCTCAGCCTGGCGATAGCCAACGTTGCGAAGATACCCCCGAAGATGAAGACGACTTCGATGACACTTTTAAGCTTGTCAACAACATCAAGATAAAGATCTAGTTGGGCGCCGCCCGGACtccatttctttggttcttCACTCAATAAAAATGGGTCGTTGCGAAGCTCTATCTCTGTCTTCCATGGTTTCTGAGATCTTTCAGTTTGGCATCCTTTAATTTACCAGTTGTtgcaatttctttctttttttgttgttctCGTGTTTGGATTTGGAAGGGTTTAGCATTTGCTGTTGTTGTTGCATGCTTTTTTATAAAACTGCATTTCTCGTTTCtcactttgttttttctttttaaatattatggTTGTTAATATGCCATTTAGGTGTAATTACATGCATCTTTAGATTATATAATCATAATCTAAAAAGTTATATAATGATATTATCTGAGTGTCTACCTCATACCAATTAGATTTAACATCTTGTCAAAATTATCTTTATCTTAGAACCGgacaagaaaaaattatttacccTTAATATTCCATAGAACAGACACCTCGTTGAGTAAGGTGTTGAAAGCTATCTTCCTCCCCACTAATTTGATCACAATTGATAAAagccattttcttttcaataaacCTATGAACACGATCCGAAAACGTGATGGAAGGAATTTCACTCACTGTCTCCGTCGTCACATCCTCATCCCGTCACTTCATCTGGAATCGATGAATCACCCATCAACTTAGCCTTATGCGAATCCTTGGCCACGTTCTCTTGCACTGTGGGAACGGATTTAGAACACAAATGTGTGTTTTAAAAATGACATTAATAAATGatgaaacatttaatttaaaactaatttaattataataatacatgaaatatgtatgatattgaAACACAAAAGGAGTAAATCACATGATATTCTTAATggtaatgttttattattatagttacaaaaataaattggtaggtaatttcttttcaaagagtaaataaaagttcaaattttttataatcatatttatttatttgatgaatgtattatcttaaaatttaattatggatAATTGGATTACAGAGTTGGCATCTTAATCAAATGTTTCATTGATAAATAAgtatagatataaatatatattgataaatatagatataaataaattaatgtaagcGTTAAAACTTAGAAGTATATTTGTTATCTAAGCAAGCATAGACTGTGGGTGGACTCGAAATATTTAATCAGCTCAAACAGTActtataagtaaaaaaaaaacttgtaaatattcaTGGAAATATTGACtataataatatgattatataaaaatgagGTTTACAGTGATTAAACTCTTGTCGTGTTACCCATTCACACCcatattattgtataaaaaagattttataatacaaattattaagttaagcaaaaatatatataaataataaaataatttaaacaaaattacaatCTAGAAAATAGACGAGATATACAAAAATTAAGTTGTAGCTGCCTTATGTTTGCCAAGCCCTCCCTTCAAATATTAAGGATACGTGAACTAGTCAAAGATAAAATCATAGTTATACTCAATGGTGcaatgatttaataaaatatctgtAACAAAAAGAATCAAGTTTGTATGATCTTTGCAAAGCAAATTAACCTTCAACACAAACTCCCCCTCGTACCGGAAACTGCATCTACTGTTCCAAAATACACTGTTTTTATTATGAAAAGCAAAAAAGAACATCCTACTTGAAATTATCTTTGTATATGAAATCTGGAACAGCCCAGATAGCGTGCGCTTAATTAACATAATGAATATATCAACTCATCGGATCTTACAGACCAGAAAACTTTTTTAAGATTTACTCCCAATTTACACCCACATATCATATAGAACCTCATAAAAGTCGGTCTCCGTTCAATTTTCTGGTGAAACGGTTGGTTTTGCAAAACAAACTTTGGGAATTTAAGTGCTATCCATTGGAATATCACTGGCATTAGGGTTCCCTAGGCTTTCGGACATACTTCTCTGAGTCTGACCAGCACCAAATGTGAACCCATGCGGAGGAACTTCTAAGGGCGGACGGGCAAAAATAGAAGTAGCACCAAGATTATTGAAGGCAGGTATAGGAACGGGAGCAGGAACTGCATCGTTTACCTTTGAGAAACCAAAGTTGAATGGAGCTCCAGCCGGTGGTGGGAATGCAGGCAAAGAAGGATTGATACTTTCAGATGATCCGAAGAGCTTCTGCTCATATTCTTGCAACTGCTGATAGACAGCTACAAATCACATGCAGTGAATGAAAGTCAGAAATAGCAATTATACGTACAATATGAAAACTAATAACATTGACAAGGTCGTACTTGAATAAACATTACAACTGCAAGTCTACAATCTCTAAACTTGACCAAAGGAATCacataaaaaaaaggatttaCTTTAAACAAGCACATCACACAATAGTTACTGATGAATGAAGCATCTCCAGTCTGAAGTCTCTTTTGGATGGCAGGAAAAAAGACAATTTAGCTGACATTCATTTTTCCTAATCCAAAAACTATTACACGGCTTTCCTATATTCTTTACAATTAAGCATCATAAACAACACTACCTTGACTCAACTCAACAGATGATCTACGTTCTTTCACCCATTGATAGCTCTGCGGAAGCCTCCATCCTTTAGACCTCATCAAGTAAGCTATTACAATAGCTGGTGACCTGTCCGAAAGAATATAATCATCCTCGCAAACAATTTTATAAGTTCAAGTGGGTAAACTCACGCCTGCCTGAGCATTTGGCTCAATGATAAGGGCATGTATATCCCATCTCAAGGAATGAAATATTCAACTTCCtcaaataaaggaaaaagaaaaaggtgtaCACACACATACAAAGCAGTTTATCTCCTGTGTGCAAAATAACAAGGTTTTGCAAAACCTTTCCGAAGGGCATCTTATGGGAAAGATTCTCGGGTAAGGTCCAACCAGGTTCTTAAAATATTGAGAATCTTATTTTCAGCATTCAAAAACTTTAAGgtataaaataagatttaaaaaaaggaaggaaaaaaaccACTTTAACATACTCATGTTTGTCTTACTGTGTATTTCTAGgataaaaaagaatgaagaaacAATAAAATCAACCTATTTTTTCCTGACATGCAATGCACAAGAACTCGAGCCTTATCCTTCTCACATTGCTCTGCAGAATTCAGAAAAGAACTACAGGTCATAATATGCcaatgagaaaataaaacaaatgcaacatgtCAAGTGGCAGTGTCTGAGATATTGCAGTGCAACTGACAAACATTAATTAAGCAAACTTCCCCAAAGCCATTTTACACAAGGGTAACAAAGGCATCATGATTTAAGCAAAGCAAACCATAAGAAAAATGTCAAGTTGAGAAAATTTGTTTGAGTTGTAAACTCAATATCTTAGCAATTTTTCTACATTGTGATGTGTAGAGCCCTAGGGAAGCACATGCATTTGACAGCAGAATGCTCATAGTTGGCCATgtgaatcaataaaattaagaagCATCTCATTCtgcaaaataaaaagagaaaaca
This genomic window contains:
- the LOC105803445 gene encoding protein-tyrosine-phosphatase IBR5, encoding MRKRERENPCGVCGHYHKYEEGEVCGICGHRPPISSDRTSLQLSAFPSVIFPDFLYLGSYDNASRSELLKTQGITRVLNTVPACQNLYRNSFIYHCLQDDKILQFDDAIQFLEQCEKDKARVLVHCMSGKNRSPAIVIAYLMRSKGWRLPQSYQWVKERRSSVELSQAVYQQLQEYEQKLFGSSESINPSLPAFPPPAGAPFNFGFSKVNDAVPAPVPIPAFNNLGATSIFARPPLEVPPHGFTFGAGQTQRSMSESLGNPNASDIPMDST